From a region of the Pongo pygmaeus isolate AG05252 chromosome 5, NHGRI_mPonPyg2-v2.0_pri, whole genome shotgun sequence genome:
- the LOC129037979 gene encoding serine/threonine-protein kinase Sgk1 isoform X2, translated as MTVKTEAAKGTLTYSRMRGMVAILIAFMKQRRMGLNDFIQKIANNSYACKHPEVQSILKISQPQEPELMNANPSPPPSPSQQINLGPSSNPHAKPSDFHFLKVIGKGSFGKVLLARHKAEEVFYAVKVLQKKAILKKKEEKHIMSERNVLLKNVKHPFLVGLHFSFQTADKLYFVLDYINGGELFYHLQRERCFLEPRARFYAAEIASALGYLHSLNIVYRDLKPENILLDSQGHIVLTDFGLCKENIEHNSTTSTFCGTPEYLAPEVLHKQPYDRTVDWWCLGAVLYEMLYGLPPFYSRNTAEMYDNILNKPLQLKPNITNSARHLLEGLLQKDRTKRLGAKDDFMEIKSHVFFSLINWDDLINKKITPPFNPNVSGPNDLRHFDPEFTEEPVPNSIGKSPDSVLVTASVKEAAEAFLGFSYAPPTDSFL; from the exons ATGACGGTGAAAACCGAGGCTGCTAAGGGCACCCTCACTTACTCCAGGATGAGGGGCATGGTGGCAATTCTCATCG CTTTCATGAAGCAGAGGAGGATGGGTCTGAACGACTTTATTCAGAAGATTGCCAATAACTCCTATGCATGCAAACA CCCTGAAGTTCAGTCCATCTTGAAAATTTCCCAACCTCAGGAGCCTGAGCTTATGAATGCCAACCCTTCTCCTCCA ccaaGTCCTTCTCAGCAAATCAACCTTGGCCCGTCGTCCAATCCTCATGCTAAACCATCTGACTTTCACTTCTTGAAAGTGATCGGGAAGGGCAGTTTTGGAAAG GTTCTTCTAGCAAGACACAAGGCAGAAGAAGTGTTCTATGCAGTCAAAGTTTTACAGAAGAAAGCAATCCTGAAAAAGAAAGAG GAGAAGCATATTATGTCGGAGCGGAATGTTCTGTTGAAGAATGTGAAGCACCCTTTCCTGGTGGGCCTTCACTTCTCTTTCCAGACTGCTGACAAATTGTATTTTGTCCTAGACTACATTAATGGTGGAGAG TTGTTCTACCATCTCCAGAGGGAACGCTGCTTCCTGGAACCACGGGCTCGTTTCTATGCTGCTGAAATAGCCAGTGCCTTGGGCTACCTGCATTCACTGAACATCGTTTATAG AGACTTAAAACCAGAGAATATTTTGCTAGATTCACAGGGACACATTGTCCTTACTGACTTCGGACTCTGCAAGGAGAACATTGAACACAACAGCACGACATCCACCTTCTGTGGCACGCCGGAG TATCTCGCACCTGAGGTGCTTCATAAGCAGCCTTATGACAGGACCGTGGACTGGTGGTGCCTGGGAGCCGTCTTGTATGAGATGCTGTATGGCTTG CCTCCTTTTTATAGCCGAAACACAGCTGAAATGTATGACAACATTCTGAACAAGCCCCTCCAGTTGAAACCAAATATTACAAATTCCGCAAGACACCTCCTGGAGGGCCTCCTGCAGAAGGACAGGACAAAGCGGCTCGGGGCCAAGGATGACTTT ATGGAGATTAAGAGTCATGTCTTCTTCTCCCTAATTAACTGGGATGATCTCATTAATAAGAAGATTACTCCCCCTTTTAACCCAAATGTG AGTGGGCCCAACGACCTGCGGCACTTTGACCCTGAGTTTACCGAAGAGCCTGTCCCCAACTCCATTGGCAAGTCCCCTGACAGCGTCCTCGTCACAGCCAGCGTCAAGGAAGCTGCTGAGGCTTTCCTAGGCTTTTCCTATGCACCTCCCACAGACTCTTTCCTCTGA
- the LOC129037979 gene encoding serine/threonine-protein kinase Sgk1 isoform X3, whose product MSSQSSSLSEACSREAYSRHNWALPPASRSNPQPAYPWANRRMKEAIKSPLKAFMKQRRMGLNDFIQKIANNSYACKHPEVQSILKISQPQEPELMNANPSPPPSPSQQINLGPSSNPHAKPSDFHFLKVIGKGSFGKVLLARHKAEEVFYAVKVLQKKAILKKKEEKHIMSERNVLLKNVKHPFLVGLHFSFQTADKLYFVLDYINGGELFYHLQRERCFLEPRARFYAAEIASALGYLHSLNIVYRDLKPENILLDSQGHIVLTDFGLCKENIEHNSTTSTFCGTPEYLAPEVLHKQPYDRTVDWWCLGAVLYEMLYGLPPFYSRNTAEMYDNILNKPLQLKPNITNSARHLLEGLLQKDRTKRLGAKDDFMEIKSHVFFSLINWDDLINKKITPPFNPNVSGPNDLRHFDPEFTEEPVPNSIGKSPDSVLVTASVKEAAEAFLGFSYAPPTDSFL is encoded by the exons ATGTCATCTCAGAGTTCCAGCTTATCAGAGGCATGTAGCAGGGAGGCTTATTCCAGACATAACTGGGCTctacctccagcctccagaagtaaTCCCCAACCTGCATATCCTTGGGCAAACCGAAGAATGAAAGAAGCTATAAAATCCCCTTTGAAAG CTTTCATGAAGCAGAGGAGGATGGGTCTGAACGACTTTATTCAGAAGATTGCCAATAACTCCTATGCATGCAAACA CCCTGAAGTTCAGTCCATCTTGAAAATTTCCCAACCTCAGGAGCCTGAGCTTATGAATGCCAACCCTTCTCCTCCA ccaaGTCCTTCTCAGCAAATCAACCTTGGCCCGTCGTCCAATCCTCATGCTAAACCATCTGACTTTCACTTCTTGAAAGTGATCGGGAAGGGCAGTTTTGGAAAG GTTCTTCTAGCAAGACACAAGGCAGAAGAAGTGTTCTATGCAGTCAAAGTTTTACAGAAGAAAGCAATCCTGAAAAAGAAAGAG GAGAAGCATATTATGTCGGAGCGGAATGTTCTGTTGAAGAATGTGAAGCACCCTTTCCTGGTGGGCCTTCACTTCTCTTTCCAGACTGCTGACAAATTGTATTTTGTCCTAGACTACATTAATGGTGGAGAG TTGTTCTACCATCTCCAGAGGGAACGCTGCTTCCTGGAACCACGGGCTCGTTTCTATGCTGCTGAAATAGCCAGTGCCTTGGGCTACCTGCATTCACTGAACATCGTTTATAG AGACTTAAAACCAGAGAATATTTTGCTAGATTCACAGGGACACATTGTCCTTACTGACTTCGGACTCTGCAAGGAGAACATTGAACACAACAGCACGACATCCACCTTCTGTGGCACGCCGGAG TATCTCGCACCTGAGGTGCTTCATAAGCAGCCTTATGACAGGACCGTGGACTGGTGGTGCCTGGGAGCCGTCTTGTATGAGATGCTGTATGGCTTG CCTCCTTTTTATAGCCGAAACACAGCTGAAATGTATGACAACATTCTGAACAAGCCCCTCCAGTTGAAACCAAATATTACAAATTCCGCAAGACACCTCCTGGAGGGCCTCCTGCAGAAGGACAGGACAAAGCGGCTCGGGGCCAAGGATGACTTT ATGGAGATTAAGAGTCATGTCTTCTTCTCCCTAATTAACTGGGATGATCTCATTAATAAGAAGATTACTCCCCCTTTTAACCCAAATGTG AGTGGGCCCAACGACCTGCGGCACTTTGACCCTGAGTTTACCGAAGAGCCTGTCCCCAACTCCATTGGCAAGTCCCCTGACAGCGTCCTCGTCACAGCCAGCGTCAAGGAAGCTGCTGAGGCTTTCCTAGGCTTTTCCTATGCACCTCCCACAGACTCTTTCCTCTGA
- the LOC129037979 gene encoding serine/threonine-protein kinase Sgk1 isoform X1 — MGEMQGALARARLESLLRPRHKKRAEAQKRSESFLLSGLAFMKQRRMGLNDFIQKIANNSYACKHPEVQSILKISQPQEPELMNANPSPPPSPSQQINLGPSSNPHAKPSDFHFLKVIGKGSFGKVLLARHKAEEVFYAVKVLQKKAILKKKEEKHIMSERNVLLKNVKHPFLVGLHFSFQTADKLYFVLDYINGGELFYHLQRERCFLEPRARFYAAEIASALGYLHSLNIVYRDLKPENILLDSQGHIVLTDFGLCKENIEHNSTTSTFCGTPEYLAPEVLHKQPYDRTVDWWCLGAVLYEMLYGLPPFYSRNTAEMYDNILNKPLQLKPNITNSARHLLEGLLQKDRTKRLGAKDDFMEIKSHVFFSLINWDDLINKKITPPFNPNVSGPNDLRHFDPEFTEEPVPNSIGKSPDSVLVTASVKEAAEAFLGFSYAPPTDSFL, encoded by the exons ATGGGGGAGATGCAGGGCGCGCTGGCCAGGGCCCGGCTCGAGTCCCTGCTGCGGCCCCGCCACAAAAAGAGGGCCGAGGCGCAGAAAAGGAGCGAGTCCTTCCTGCTGAGCGGACTGG CTTTCATGAAGCAGAGGAGGATGGGTCTGAACGACTTTATTCAGAAGATTGCCAATAACTCCTATGCATGCAAACA CCCTGAAGTTCAGTCCATCTTGAAAATTTCCCAACCTCAGGAGCCTGAGCTTATGAATGCCAACCCTTCTCCTCCA ccaaGTCCTTCTCAGCAAATCAACCTTGGCCCGTCGTCCAATCCTCATGCTAAACCATCTGACTTTCACTTCTTGAAAGTGATCGGGAAGGGCAGTTTTGGAAAG GTTCTTCTAGCAAGACACAAGGCAGAAGAAGTGTTCTATGCAGTCAAAGTTTTACAGAAGAAAGCAATCCTGAAAAAGAAAGAG GAGAAGCATATTATGTCGGAGCGGAATGTTCTGTTGAAGAATGTGAAGCACCCTTTCCTGGTGGGCCTTCACTTCTCTTTCCAGACTGCTGACAAATTGTATTTTGTCCTAGACTACATTAATGGTGGAGAG TTGTTCTACCATCTCCAGAGGGAACGCTGCTTCCTGGAACCACGGGCTCGTTTCTATGCTGCTGAAATAGCCAGTGCCTTGGGCTACCTGCATTCACTGAACATCGTTTATAG AGACTTAAAACCAGAGAATATTTTGCTAGATTCACAGGGACACATTGTCCTTACTGACTTCGGACTCTGCAAGGAGAACATTGAACACAACAGCACGACATCCACCTTCTGTGGCACGCCGGAG TATCTCGCACCTGAGGTGCTTCATAAGCAGCCTTATGACAGGACCGTGGACTGGTGGTGCCTGGGAGCCGTCTTGTATGAGATGCTGTATGGCTTG CCTCCTTTTTATAGCCGAAACACAGCTGAAATGTATGACAACATTCTGAACAAGCCCCTCCAGTTGAAACCAAATATTACAAATTCCGCAAGACACCTCCTGGAGGGCCTCCTGCAGAAGGACAGGACAAAGCGGCTCGGGGCCAAGGATGACTTT ATGGAGATTAAGAGTCATGTCTTCTTCTCCCTAATTAACTGGGATGATCTCATTAATAAGAAGATTACTCCCCCTTTTAACCCAAATGTG AGTGGGCCCAACGACCTGCGGCACTTTGACCCTGAGTTTACCGAAGAGCCTGTCCCCAACTCCATTGGCAAGTCCCCTGACAGCGTCCTCGTCACAGCCAGCGTCAAGGAAGCTGCTGAGGCTTTCCTAGGCTTTTCCTATGCACCTCCCACAGACTCTTTCCTCTGA